A single genomic interval of Roseomonas aeriglobus harbors:
- the metH gene encoding methionine synthase — MTTQSSTNFVNVGERTNVTGSAAFKKLIMAGDYTKAVEVARQQVENGAQVIDVNMDEGLLDAHVAMTTFLKLIAAEPDIARVPVMIDSSKWDVIEAGLKCVSGKPIVNSISMKEGVDQFLDHARKCMNYGAAVVVMAFDEVGQADTKERKVEICERAYNLLMGIGFPPEDIIFDPNVFAVATGIEEHNNYGVDFIEATREIKARCPHVHISGGLSNLSFSFRGNEPVRRAMHSVFLYHAIPAGMDMAIVNAGQLDIYDQIDPTLRTACEDVILNRDPDAGERLVALAERFRGTDAVAEKQAAEWRSFDVRKRLEYALVKGIDAHVVEDTEEMRQAMNRPIEVIEGPLMDGMNVVGDLFGSGKMFLPQVVKSARVMKKAVAHLLPFIEAAKEPGAKGKGKVIMATVKGDVHDIGKNIVGVVLQCNGFEVVDLGVMVPWSKILEAANENDADMIGLSGLITPSLDEMVTVAEEMQRADMTMPLLIGGATTSKVHTALRIAPAYKGPVVHVLDASRAVGVATTLVSDTIRDEFVAKTDADYAAVRAAREGKGQNDLLPLAKARANGFKADFSQKPAAPVKPGIHVFRDWDLSDLRDYIDWTPFFRAWELAGTFPAILEDEIVGESAKSLYADAQAMLDRIIAEKWLTARGVAGLWPCARYEDDVVVDLKGDFNADELRGFDMLNLVEGTDIVRLPFLRQQIAKREGRPNMCLADFIDEKGDWIGGFAVSIHGIEPHLARFKAAIDDYSDILLKALADRLAEAFAERLHLHVRTDLWGYAAGEQLTNEALIREQYRGIRPAPGYPACPEHSLKVTLFDMLDAHHATGASLTESFAMLPTAAVSGFYFGHPEAAYFGVARIGEDQLADYAARKGIDVAQATRLLRPNLD; from the coding sequence ATGACGACCCAATCCTCCACCAACTTCGTCAACGTCGGCGAGCGCACGAACGTCACCGGCTCGGCCGCGTTCAAGAAGCTCATCATGGCCGGCGACTACACCAAGGCCGTCGAGGTCGCGCGCCAGCAGGTCGAGAACGGCGCGCAGGTGATCGACGTCAACATGGACGAGGGGCTGCTCGACGCCCACGTCGCGATGACGACCTTCCTGAAGCTGATCGCCGCCGAACCCGACATCGCGCGAGTGCCGGTGATGATCGATTCATCGAAGTGGGACGTGATCGAAGCCGGCCTCAAATGCGTGTCGGGCAAGCCGATCGTCAATTCGATCAGCATGAAGGAAGGCGTCGACCAGTTCCTGGACCATGCCCGCAAATGCATGAACTATGGCGCCGCGGTCGTCGTGATGGCGTTCGACGAGGTCGGCCAGGCCGACACCAAGGAGCGCAAGGTCGAGATCTGCGAGCGCGCCTATAATCTGCTGATGGGCATCGGCTTCCCGCCCGAAGACATCATCTTCGACCCCAATGTTTTCGCGGTCGCGACGGGCATCGAGGAACACAACAACTACGGCGTCGACTTCATCGAGGCGACGCGGGAGATCAAGGCGCGCTGCCCGCACGTCCATATCTCGGGCGGTCTGTCGAACCTGTCGTTCAGCTTCCGCGGCAACGAACCCGTGCGCCGCGCGATGCACAGCGTGTTCCTGTACCACGCCATCCCTGCGGGCATGGACATGGCGATCGTCAACGCCGGCCAGCTCGACATCTACGACCAGATCGACCCGACCTTACGCACCGCGTGCGAGGACGTGATCCTCAACCGTGACCCGGACGCCGGCGAGCGGCTGGTGGCGCTGGCCGAACGCTTCCGCGGGACCGATGCGGTTGCCGAAAAGCAGGCCGCCGAGTGGCGCAGCTTCGATGTGCGCAAGCGGCTCGAATATGCGCTGGTCAAGGGCATCGACGCCCATGTCGTCGAGGATACCGAAGAGATGCGGCAGGCGATGAACCGCCCGATCGAAGTGATCGAAGGCCCGCTGATGGACGGCATGAACGTCGTCGGCGACCTGTTCGGGTCGGGCAAGATGTTCCTGCCGCAGGTCGTGAAGTCGGCGCGCGTGATGAAGAAGGCGGTCGCCCACCTGCTGCCCTTCATCGAGGCGGCGAAGGAGCCCGGCGCCAAGGGCAAGGGCAAGGTCATCATGGCCACCGTCAAGGGCGACGTCCACGACATCGGCAAGAACATCGTCGGCGTCGTGCTCCAGTGCAACGGCTTCGAAGTCGTCGACCTGGGGGTCATGGTGCCCTGGTCGAAGATCCTGGAGGCGGCGAACGAGAACGACGCCGACATGATCGGGCTCTCGGGGCTCATCACGCCGTCGCTGGACGAGATGGTAACGGTGGCCGAGGAAATGCAGCGCGCCGACATGACGATGCCGCTGCTGATCGGTGGTGCGACGACGTCGAAGGTCCACACCGCGCTGCGCATCGCGCCCGCGTACAAGGGCCCGGTCGTCCATGTCCTCGACGCTAGCCGCGCAGTCGGTGTCGCGACCACCCTCGTCAGCGACACGATCCGCGACGAATTCGTGGCGAAGACCGACGCCGACTACGCCGCCGTCCGCGCCGCGCGCGAGGGCAAGGGACAGAACGACCTGCTGCCGCTCGCAAAGGCGCGCGCCAACGGCTTCAAGGCCGATTTCAGCCAGAAGCCCGCCGCCCCCGTGAAGCCCGGCATCCACGTCTTCCGCGACTGGGACCTCAGCGACCTGCGCGACTATATCGACTGGACGCCGTTCTTCCGCGCCTGGGAACTCGCCGGCACCTTCCCCGCGATCCTCGAAGACGAGATCGTCGGGGAGAGCGCCAAGTCGCTCTATGCCGACGCGCAGGCGATGCTCGACAGGATCATTGCCGAGAAGTGGCTGACCGCGCGCGGCGTTGCGGGGCTGTGGCCCTGCGCGCGCTATGAGGACGACGTCGTCGTCGACCTGAAGGGCGACTTCAACGCCGACGAACTGCGCGGCTTCGACATGCTGAACCTGGTCGAGGGCACCGACATCGTCCGCCTGCCCTTCCTGCGCCAGCAGATCGCCAAGCGCGAGGGTCGGCCGAACATGTGCCTGGCGGATTTCATCGACGAAAAGGGCGACTGGATCGGCGGCTTCGCGGTCAGCATCCACGGCATCGAGCCGCACCTGGCGCGGTTTAAGGCGGCGATCGACGATTATTCGGACATTTTGCTCAAAGCCCTGGCCGACCGCCTGGCCGAAGCTTTCGCCGAACGGCTGCACCTTCATGTCCGCACCGACCTGTGGGGCTATGCGGCCGGGGAGCAACTGACCAACGAGGCGCTGATCCGCGAGCAATATCGCGGCATCCGCCCGGCGCCGGGCTATCCGGCGTGCCCCGAGCACAGCCTGAAGGTGACGCTGTTCGACATGCTCGATGCGCATCACGCAACGGGCGCCAGCCTGACCGAGAGCTTCGCGATGCTGCCGACCGCGGCGGTCAGCGGCTTCTACTTCGGGCACCCTGAGGCGGCCTATTTCGGCGTCGCGCGAATCGGCGAGGACCAGCTGGCCGACTATGCCGCGCGCAAGGGGATCGACGTGGCGCAGGCGACGCGACTGCTACGGCCGAATCTGGACTGA
- a CDS encoding homocysteine S-methyltransferase family protein, giving the protein MTPRQQLLEQAAQRILVIDGAFGTEIQNWKLSEADYAGTLALGHDQKGNNDILALTKPEVPGAIHRAYFEAGADIAETNTFSANRISQADYGAEHLVREINVESARLARSIADEFAAKDGRPRFVAGAIGPTNKTLSLSPDVNDPGYREIDFDYLKDVYREQVDALIEGGADFILIETVFDTLNAKAGIMAVLEAGQALGRDVPIMLSMTLTDLSGRNLSGHTVEAFWHAVRHAKPLTIGLNCSFGAEQLRPHVKTLSAMADTLIMVYPNAGLPNELGAYDEAPQTTAGLVKEWADGGQVNILGGCCGSTPAHIEAIADAVRGLPPRAMPVPEVRTRLAGLEPFTMAA; this is encoded by the coding sequence ATGACTCCCCGCCAGCAACTGCTCGAACAGGCCGCACAGCGTATCCTCGTCATCGACGGTGCGTTCGGCACCGAAATCCAGAACTGGAAACTCTCCGAAGCCGATTACGCCGGCACCCTCGCGCTCGGCCACGACCAGAAGGGCAACAACGACATTCTGGCGCTGACCAAGCCCGAGGTACCGGGCGCGATCCACCGCGCCTATTTCGAGGCAGGCGCCGACATCGCCGAGACGAACACGTTCAGCGCCAACCGTATCAGCCAGGCCGACTATGGCGCCGAGCATCTGGTGCGCGAGATCAACGTCGAGAGCGCGAGGCTCGCCCGATCCATCGCCGACGAATTCGCCGCGAAGGATGGCCGCCCGCGCTTCGTGGCGGGCGCGATCGGGCCGACCAACAAGACGCTGTCGCTGAGCCCCGACGTCAACGACCCGGGCTATCGCGAGATCGACTTCGACTATCTGAAGGACGTCTATCGCGAGCAGGTCGACGCGCTGATCGAGGGCGGCGCCGACTTCATCCTGATCGAAACCGTGTTCGACACGCTGAACGCCAAGGCCGGGATCATGGCGGTGCTGGAGGCGGGCCAGGCGCTGGGCCGCGACGTGCCGATCATGCTGTCGATGACGCTGACCGACCTGTCGGGCCGCAACCTCAGCGGCCACACGGTCGAGGCGTTCTGGCACGCGGTGCGCCATGCCAAGCCGCTGACGATCGGGCTCAACTGCTCGTTCGGCGCGGAGCAGCTGCGCCCGCATGTGAAGACGCTGTCGGCAATGGCCGATACGCTCATCATGGTCTATCCCAACGCCGGCCTGCCGAACGAACTCGGCGCCTATGACGAAGCGCCGCAGACGACCGCGGGGCTGGTCAAGGAATGGGCCGACGGCGGGCAGGTCAACATCCTGGGCGGCTGCTGCGGGTCGACCCCGGCGCATATCGAGGCGATCGCGGATGCGGTGCGGGGGCTGCCGCCGCGGGCGATGCCGGTACCGGAGGTGCGGACGCGGCTGGCGGGCCTCGAGCCGTTCACGATGGCGGCGTGA
- the murA gene encoding UDP-N-acetylglucosamine 1-carboxyvinyltransferase, translating into MDRIVIRGGNPLKGRILISGAKNSALTLMPCALLTDEPLTLRNLPRLADVDGFGHLLNQLGASTAIEGTRPEDFGRVMTIRAGQLTSSEAPYDIVRKMRASILVLGPILARKGEARVSLPGGCAIGNRPIDLHLKALEALGAELEMSAGYVTARAPGGRLAGGRFRFPVVSVGATENALMAAATARGTSVLENAAREPEIVDLCRLLVAMGASIDGIGTETLTIEGRDRLHGATYAVMPDRIEAGSYACAAAITGGQVELVGADANDMAATLSALADAGVVIELKKGAIGITAPGTLRPLTLSTAPFPGFATDMQAQFMAMLTKADGASMLTETIFENRYMHVPELARMGADISVSGRSAVVRGVDRLAGAPVMATDLRASMSLIIAGLAAEGETSVSRVYHLDRGYERLEEKLSAVGADIERLGDG; encoded by the coding sequence ATGGATCGTATCGTCATTCGCGGCGGCAACCCCCTGAAGGGCCGCATCCTCATTTCGGGCGCCAAGAATTCGGCGCTCACCCTGATGCCCTGCGCGCTGCTGACCGACGAGCCGCTGACGCTGCGGAACCTGCCGCGGCTGGCCGACGTCGACGGCTTCGGCCACCTCCTCAACCAACTTGGCGCCTCGACCGCGATCGAGGGGACGCGACCGGAGGATTTCGGTCGGGTGATGACGATCCGCGCCGGCCAGCTGACCTCGTCGGAGGCGCCGTACGATATCGTGCGCAAGATGCGCGCATCGATCCTGGTGCTCGGCCCCATCCTGGCGCGCAAGGGCGAGGCGCGCGTGTCGCTGCCCGGCGGCTGCGCGATCGGCAATCGCCCGATCGACCTGCACCTGAAGGCACTGGAGGCATTGGGGGCGGAGCTGGAGATGTCGGCGGGCTACGTCACCGCGCGCGCGCCCGGCGGACGGCTGGCCGGCGGCCGCTTCCGCTTCCCCGTGGTGTCGGTCGGCGCGACCGAGAACGCGCTGATGGCCGCCGCGACCGCGCGCGGCACCAGCGTGCTGGAGAACGCCGCGCGCGAGCCCGAGATCGTCGATCTCTGCCGCCTGCTGGTCGCGATGGGCGCGTCGATCGACGGAATCGGGACCGAGACGCTGACGATCGAGGGCCGCGACCGGCTGCACGGCGCGACCTATGCCGTGATGCCCGACCGGATCGAGGCGGGCAGCTATGCCTGCGCCGCGGCCATTACCGGCGGCCAGGTCGAGCTGGTCGGGGCGGATGCGAACGACATGGCCGCGACGCTGAGTGCGCTGGCCGATGCGGGCGTCGTCATCGAGCTGAAGAAGGGCGCGATCGGCATCACCGCGCCGGGCACGCTGCGCCCGCTGACGCTGTCGACCGCCCCCTTCCCGGGCTTCGCGACCGACATGCAGGCGCAGTTCATGGCGATGCTGACCAAGGCCGACGGCGCGTCGATGCTGACCGAGACGATCTTCGAGAACCGCTACATGCATGTGCCCGAACTGGCGCGGATGGGGGCGGATATCTCGGTTTCGGGCCGGTCGGCGGTGGTCCGCGGCGTCGACCGTCTGGCGGGTGCGCCGGTGATGGCGACCGACCTGCGCGCGTCGATGAGCCTGATCATCGCGGGGCTCGCGGCGGAAGGCGAGACGTCGGTCAGCCGTGTCTACCACCTCGACCGCGGCTATGAGCGGTTGGAGGAGAAACTGAGCGCGGTGGGCGCGGATATCGAGCGGTTGGGGGATGGGTAA
- a CDS encoding metalloregulator ArsR/SmtB family transcription factor has protein sequence MTAALDIFRALADATRLRILSLVRTMELSVGELAQVLGQSQPRVSRHVKILGDAGLTQRRKEGSWVFVALGEPARVSPVLAALDAWNANETDHWAIADSARLAAVRADRAAAAATWFEEHAGEWDAIRSLHIAEEQVEAAIDAVLGPAPLGRIVDIGTGTGRMLELFAPRASRALGIDRSSEMLRLARGKLAEQGNAELRQADLYALPLDDGDSDLAILHHVLHFAEAPGAAIAEAARVLDGGGRLLIADFDAHDREDLRTRDAHVRLGFSDEQMLGWFTAAGLSPVRIETLLGGELTVKLWLARKVAPATTGVKAA, from the coding sequence ATGACCGCTGCCCTCGACATCTTCCGCGCGCTTGCCGACGCGACCCGTCTGCGCATCCTGTCGCTGGTGCGCACGATGGAGCTGTCGGTCGGCGAACTGGCGCAGGTGCTGGGGCAAAGCCAGCCGCGCGTCAGCCGGCATGTGAAGATCCTGGGCGATGCCGGGCTGACGCAGCGGCGCAAGGAGGGCAGCTGGGTGTTCGTCGCGCTGGGCGAGCCGGCCCGCGTGTCGCCGGTTCTCGCGGCGCTCGACGCCTGGAATGCGAACGAGACCGATCACTGGGCGATCGCCGACAGCGCGCGGCTGGCCGCCGTCCGCGCCGACCGCGCCGCCGCTGCGGCAACCTGGTTCGAGGAGCATGCCGGGGAATGGGACGCGATCCGCTCGCTCCATATCGCCGAGGAACAGGTGGAGGCGGCGATCGACGCCGTGCTTGGCCCCGCCCCGCTCGGCCGGATCGTCGATATCGGGACGGGCACGGGCCGCATGCTCGAATTGTTCGCCCCGCGCGCCAGCCGGGCGCTGGGAATCGACCGTTCGTCGGAAATGCTGCGGCTCGCCCGCGGCAAGCTGGCCGAGCAGGGGAACGCCGAGCTGCGCCAGGCCGATCTCTATGCGTTGCCGCTCGATGACGGCGACAGCGATCTGGCCATCCTGCACCATGTCCTGCACTTCGCCGAAGCGCCGGGCGCGGCGATTGCGGAGGCCGCGCGCGTGCTCGACGGCGGTGGCCGGCTGCTGATCGCCGATTTCGACGCGCACGACCGCGAGGATCTGCGCACCCGCGACGCGCATGTGCGCCTGGGCTTTTCCGACGAACAGATGCTCGGCTGGTTCACCGCAGCCGGCCTGTCGCCGGTGCGGATCGAGACGCTGCTGGGCGGCGAACTGACCGTCAAACTTTGGCTGGCGCGCAAGGTCGCGCCCGCGACTACAGGAGTGAAGGCCGCGTGA
- the ppc gene encoding phosphoenolpyruvate carboxylase: protein MASLPPIANNADVRFLGKLLGDVIRAYGGEALFKRIEYIRATSVDRARGVAGADAIDPGLERLSLDETLDFTRGFMLFSMLANLAEDRQGVAAEQGADVAHALDRLAKEGVDRVAILALLADALIAPVLTAHPTEVRRKSMIDHRNTIAELMALKDRGLDETADGDRIDDAILRQIALLWQTRVLRRERLYVADEVETALSYLRDVFLPALPALYARWDRALGERVPSFLRPGTWIGGDRDGNPFVTADSLRLALGRAAEAVLGHYLDKVHALGAELSISTEHSDVAEGVLALAIQSGDEAKSREDEPYRRALSGIYARLAATHLALTGKPAPRPGALKGEPYADPAAFRADLAAIAHGLSGTDHGPLSSGGKLGRLIRAVETFGFHLATLDLRQNSAVHERVVAELLKAGGVCDDYASLDEDARVALLRAELASPRPLTSPYATYSDETASELAIVHAAAEAQAKYGRACIRQYIVSMGQSVSDLLEIHLLLKEAGLYVPGEQPQAHIMAVPLFETVADLERAPGIMRAWLALPEVAAIAAERGVQEVMIGYSDSNKDGGYLTSTWQLSKGSSALAPVFEEAGIRMQLFHGRGGAVGRGGGSSFQAIQAQPAGTVQGHIRVTEQGEIIAAKYGTRASAMTNLEAMASATLLASLAPAELPPADKARFEAAMDELSDTAFKAYRDLVYGTEGFRTYFRQATPIAEISGLKIGSRPASRKKSDAIEDLRAIPWVFSWAQARVMLPGWYGVGQALEAFGDKGLLREMAASWPLFQSTLGNLEQVLAKSDMGIAARYAALVEDRALADDVFPRIRSAWQTTHDGLLGVTRQTRLLEKHPNLETSIRLRLPYIEPLNLLQIELLKRHRAGESDPRIGEGILLSINAIATALRNSG from the coding sequence ATGGCCAGCCTTCCCCCCATCGCGAATAATGCGGATGTCCGCTTCCTCGGCAAACTTTTGGGCGACGTGATCCGCGCCTATGGTGGCGAGGCACTGTTCAAGCGCATCGAATATATTCGCGCGACCAGCGTCGATCGCGCGCGCGGCGTGGCCGGCGCCGACGCGATCGACCCGGGGCTGGAGCGGCTGAGCCTCGATGAGACGCTCGATTTCACCCGCGGCTTCATGCTGTTCTCGATGCTCGCCAATCTGGCCGAGGACCGGCAGGGCGTCGCAGCCGAACAGGGTGCCGACGTCGCCCACGCGCTGGACCGGCTCGCAAAGGAAGGCGTCGATCGTGTCGCCATCCTCGCGCTATTGGCGGATGCGCTGATCGCGCCGGTGCTGACCGCGCACCCGACCGAAGTCCGCCGCAAGTCGATGATCGACCATCGCAACACCATCGCCGAGCTGATGGCGCTGAAGGACCGCGGGCTGGACGAGACGGCCGACGGCGACCGTATCGACGACGCGATCCTGCGCCAGATCGCGCTGCTGTGGCAGACCCGCGTCCTGCGTCGCGAGCGGCTGTACGTCGCCGACGAGGTGGAAACCGCGCTCAGCTACCTGCGCGACGTCTTCCTGCCCGCCCTCCCCGCACTCTATGCGCGCTGGGACCGGGCGCTGGGCGAGCGGGTGCCCTCGTTCCTGCGCCCGGGCACCTGGATCGGCGGCGACCGCGACGGCAACCCGTTCGTCACCGCCGATTCGCTGCGCCTTGCCCTGGGTCGCGCAGCGGAGGCGGTGCTCGGCCATTATCTGGACAAGGTCCATGCGCTGGGCGCTGAACTGTCGATCTCGACCGAGCATAGCGATGTCGCCGAGGGTGTGCTGGCGCTGGCGATCCAGAGCGGCGACGAGGCGAAGAGCCGCGAAGACGAACCCTATCGCCGCGCGCTGTCGGGCATCTACGCCCGCCTCGCCGCGACGCATCTCGCGCTCACCGGCAAGCCTGCGCCGCGACCCGGCGCGCTCAAAGGCGAGCCCTATGCCGATCCGGCCGCCTTCCGCGCCGACCTCGCCGCCATTGCGCATGGGCTGTCGGGGACGGACCATGGCCCGCTCTCGTCGGGCGGCAAGCTCGGGCGCCTGATCCGCGCCGTCGAGACGTTCGGCTTCCACCTCGCCACGCTCGACCTCCGCCAGAACAGCGCCGTCCATGAACGCGTCGTCGCCGAACTGCTGAAGGCGGGCGGCGTATGCGACGATTATGCAAGTCTGGACGAGGACGCCCGCGTCGCCTTGCTGCGCGCCGAGCTCGCTAGCCCACGCCCGCTGACCAGCCCCTATGCGACCTATTCCGACGAGACGGCGTCCGAACTCGCGATCGTCCACGCGGCGGCCGAAGCGCAGGCGAAATATGGTCGCGCCTGCATCCGCCAGTATATCGTGTCGATGGGCCAGTCGGTGTCCGACCTGCTCGAAATCCATCTGCTGCTGAAGGAGGCGGGACTGTACGTCCCCGGCGAGCAGCCACAGGCGCACATCATGGCGGTGCCGCTGTTCGAGACGGTCGCCGATCTCGAACGCGCGCCGGGGATCATGCGCGCGTGGCTGGCGCTGCCCGAAGTCGCGGCGATCGCTGCGGAACGCGGCGTGCAGGAAGTCATGATCGGCTATTCCGATTCGAATAAGGACGGCGGCTATCTGACCTCGACCTGGCAGCTGTCTAAGGGCTCGTCGGCGCTGGCCCCGGTGTTCGAGGAGGCGGGCATCCGCATGCAATTGTTCCACGGCCGCGGCGGCGCGGTCGGGCGGGGTGGCGGGTCATCGTTCCAAGCGATCCAGGCGCAGCCCGCCGGCACCGTCCAAGGCCACATCCGCGTCACCGAACAGGGCGAGATCATCGCCGCCAAATATGGCACGCGCGCCAGTGCGATGACGAATCTGGAGGCGATGGCCTCCGCGACGCTTCTCGCCAGCCTCGCTCCCGCCGAACTGCCCCCCGCCGACAAGGCGCGGTTCGAAGCGGCGATGGACGAACTCAGCGACACCGCGTTCAAGGCCTATCGCGATCTCGTCTACGGTACCGAGGGCTTCCGCACCTATTTCCGCCAGGCGACGCCGATCGCGGAAATTTCGGGCCTCAAGATCGGATCGCGCCCCGCCAGCCGCAAGAAATCGGACGCGATCGAGGATCTGCGCGCGATCCCCTGGGTCTTCAGCTGGGCGCAGGCGCGGGTGATGCTGCCGGGCTGGTACGGCGTCGGCCAGGCGCTCGAAGCGTTCGGCGACAAGGGACTGCTGCGGGAAATGGCGGCGAGCTGGCCGCTGTTCCAGTCGACGCTCGGCAACCTCGAACAGGTGCTGGCAAAGTCCGACATGGGGATTGCAGCGCGCTACGCCGCGCTGGTCGAGGACCGCGCACTGGCCGACGACGTGTTCCCCCGGATCAGATCAGCTTGGCAGACGACGCACGACGGCCTGCTGGGCGTGACGCGGCAGACGCGGTTGCTCGAAAAGCACCCGAATCTCGAGACGTCGATCCGGTTGCGGCTGCCGTACATTGAGCCGCTCAACCTGTTGCAGATCGAATTGTTGAAGCGTCACCGTGCGGGCGAAAGCGATCCGCGGATCGGCGAAGGCATCCTGCTGTCGATCAACGCGATCGCGACGGCGCTGCGGAATAGCGGCTGA
- a CDS encoding Crp/Fnr family transcriptional regulator, producing MPASCFAEVLAAQVRLTPAEIVALGRLEERPRELRRGAVLQRENERGTDLYIVRRGMLMSYVLLDDGSRQILRFHFRGDMIGVPGMIYATSPETIAALTDAEVCTFDRAALSRLFEEHPRIAALILALNQVERVALTDRLAALGRTSAKARVAALVLDIRNRLRAGDPAVVDSYPLGLTQEEIGDATGLTAVHVNRMLRQLEEDGLIAREGGRMTIRDERALARSANYVDRYAGLDLGWLPPAR from the coding sequence GTGCCTGCGAGTTGTTTCGCCGAAGTATTGGCTGCGCAGGTTCGGCTGACGCCAGCGGAAATCGTCGCTCTGGGGCGGCTGGAGGAACGACCGCGCGAGCTGCGTCGCGGCGCGGTCCTGCAACGCGAAAACGAGCGCGGGACCGACCTGTACATCGTCCGTCGCGGCATGTTGATGAGCTATGTCCTGCTCGACGACGGCAGCCGGCAGATCCTGCGGTTTCATTTCCGCGGCGACATGATCGGCGTGCCGGGCATGATCTATGCGACGTCGCCGGAAACGATCGCGGCGCTGACGGACGCGGAGGTCTGCACCTTCGACCGCGCCGCGCTCAGCCGCCTGTTCGAGGAGCACCCCCGCATCGCCGCGCTGATCCTGGCGCTCAACCAGGTCGAGCGGGTCGCACTGACCGACCGGCTGGCGGCGCTGGGGCGGACGTCGGCGAAGGCGCGGGTGGCGGCGCTGGTGCTCGACATACGTAATCGGCTCCGCGCGGGCGATCCGGCCGTCGTCGACAGCTATCCGCTGGGACTGACGCAGGAAGAGATCGGCGATGCGACCGGCCTGACCGCGGTGCACGTCAATCGCATGCTGCGCCAGCTGGAAGAAGACGGGCTGATCGCCCGCGAGGGCGGTCGCATGACCATCCGCGACGAACGCGCGCTGGCACGGTCGGCGAATTACGTCGACCGCTATGCGGGGCTCGACCTGGGGTGGTTACCGCCGGCGCGGTGA
- the metF gene encoding methylenetetrahydrofolate reductase [NAD(P)H], with the protein MEEARRALDAPLFADVAGDAAVSFEFFPPKTEKMDATLWESIETLSPLGPRFVSVTYGAGGTTRERTHTTVARIARETTIPVAAHLTCVEATCDEIDAVANAYWNAGVRHIVALRGDPPTPGAKFQSPEGGYANAAALVAGLRKLHPFEISVAAYPECHPDSADAASDIDNLKRKIDAGATRAITQFFFEPETFFRFRDAAAAAGISAEIVPGIMPVMSFAAVQKMSAMCGTDVPAWMGRLFEGLDDHPAARQLVAATVAAELCRKLYAGGERAFHFYTLNRAELSYAICHLLGLRPQAVARAEAA; encoded by the coding sequence ATGGAGGAAGCGCGTCGTGCACTCGATGCGCCGCTGTTCGCCGACGTGGCGGGCGACGCCGCCGTCAGTTTCGAATTCTTTCCGCCCAAGACCGAGAAGATGGATGCGACCCTGTGGGAGTCGATCGAGACGCTCAGTCCCCTCGGCCCCCGGTTCGTCTCGGTCACCTATGGTGCCGGCGGCACGACGCGCGAGCGTACCCACACCACCGTCGCCCGTATCGCGCGCGAGACGACCATCCCGGTCGCCGCGCACCTGACCTGCGTCGAGGCGACATGCGACGAGATCGATGCGGTCGCGAACGCCTATTGGAACGCAGGCGTCCGGCACATCGTCGCGTTGCGCGGCGACCCGCCGACGCCGGGCGCGAAGTTCCAGTCGCCCGAGGGTGGCTATGCCAATGCGGCCGCGCTGGTCGCGGGCCTGCGCAAGCTGCACCCGTTCGAGATTTCGGTCGCCGCCTACCCCGAATGCCACCCGGATTCGGCCGATGCCGCTTCCGATATCGACAATCTGAAGCGCAAGATCGATGCCGGCGCGACGCGAGCGATCACGCAATTCTTCTTCGAACCCGAAACCTTCTTTCGTTTCCGCGATGCCGCCGCGGCCGCGGGCATCTCGGCGGAGATCGTGCCCGGCATCATGCCGGTCATGAGCTTCGCTGCGGTTCAGAAGATGTCGGCGATGTGCGGCACCGACGTGCCCGCCTGGATGGGGCGGCTGTTCGAGGGGCTGGACGACCACCCCGCCGCGCGCCAGCTGGTCGCCGCCACGGTCGCCGCCGAGCTGTGCCGCAAACTCTACGCGGGCGGTGAGCGCGCGTTCCATTTCTACACGCTCAACCGGGCGGAGCTGAGCTACGCGATCTGTCACCTGCTGGGGCTTCGGCCGCAGGCGGTGGCGCGGGCCGAGGCGGCGTGA